A region from the Triticum urartu cultivar G1812 chromosome 1, Tu2.1, whole genome shotgun sequence genome encodes:
- the LOC125530320 gene encoding galactoside 2-alpha-L-fucosyltransferase-like isoform X5, translating to MEVERSSTDAARDPAPSSSSSLADLETAKRRPRRLPSRPKSFVPAVCVLAATVLAVVVFSADSPWSFLQDAPPSDLTADQLLDGLLTAEFSKRSCRSRYEFASYHEKKKNASHKPSPYLLGKLRRHEALQKRCGPGTAPYRAAVRQLKSGKGAAATDCRYLISISYRGLGNRMLATASAFLYAVLTDRVLLIHQYKQDISALFCEPFPGTTWLLPSGRSFPLGHLRDYGIGSNESLGNMLKANVISVGAHGNASWSDGGDRRPPFVYLHLEGGYDFHDKLFYCDEHQLLLHGAPWLLMKTDSYLVPGLFLVPSFQDELGRMFPEKDMAFFHLGRYLFHPVNDVWRAVTSYYRTNLAGVGQRVGIQIRVFQKKPTPLQHILDQVLSCVRREKLLPEITSSSKINASDQAILVTSLSAWYYERIREEYGGGRVAGGVHQPSHEGRQKWGDTSHDRRALSEMYLLSTCDVLVTTGFSTFGYVAQGLGGIRPWIMPSTPIWSESDLAEKKEVPEPPCVRAMSVEPCFHSPSYYDCTARRDVDVGKVVPYVRHCEDVSWGIKIANQSS from the exons ATGGAAGTCGAGAGAAGCAGCACCGACGCCGCAAGGGACCCGGCGCCGTCGTCGTCCTCATCGCTGGCCGACCTGGAGACCGCCAAGAGGCGGCCGCGGCGGCTTCCAAGCCGCCCAAAGAGCTTCGTGCCAGCCGTCTGCGTCCTGGCCGCGACGGTGCTCGCAGTCgtcgtcttctccgccgactcGCCCTGGTCCTTCCtgcaag ACGCACCTCCATCTGACCTCACCGCCGACCAGCTCCTCGACGGCCTGCTCACCGCAGAATTCAGCAAGCGGTCGTGCCGGAGCCGGTACGAGTTCGCCAGCTACCACGAGAAGAAGAAGAACGCATCGCATAAACCATCCCCCTACTTACTTGGCAAGCTCCGGAGGCACGAAGCCCTACAGAAGCGGTGCGGCCCTGGCACAGCCCCGTATAGGGCGGCGGTCCGGCAGCTCAAGTCCGGTAAGGGCGCTGCCGCCACGGACTGCCGCTACCTCATTTCCATTAGCTACCGCGGCCTCGGCAACCGAATGCTCGCCACCGCTTCGGCCTTCCTCTACGCCGTGCTCACGGACCGTGTCCTCCTCATCCACCAGTACAAGCAGGACATCAGCGCCCTCTTCTGCGAGCCCTTCCCTGGGACGACGTGGCTGCTGCCCTCTGGCAGGAGTTTCCCTTTGGGGCACCTCAGGGACTACGGCATCGGCTCCAACGAGAGCCTCGGCAACATGCTAAAAGCCAACGTCATCTCCGTGGGTGCCCACGGGAACGCGTCGTGGTCGGACGGCGGTGATCGCCGGCCGCCGTTCGTCTACCTGCACCTCGAGGGCGGCTACGACTTCCACGACAAGCTCTTCTACTGCGACGAGCATCAGCTGCTCCTCCACGGCGCGCCGTGGTTGCTGATGAAGACGGATAGCTACCTCGtcccggggctcttcctcgtcccGTCGTTCCAGGACGAGTTGGGCAGGATGTTCCCGGAGAAGGACATGGCGTTCTTCCACCTCGGACGGTACTTGTTCCACCCGGTTAACGACGTCTGGCGCGCAGTCACCAGTTACTACCGCACCAACCTCGCAGGCGTTGGCCAGCGTGTCGGCATACAGATCCGGGTGTTCCAGAAGAAGCCGACGCCGCTACAACACATACTGGACCAGGTCCTCTCGTGCGTCCGCAGGGAGAAGCTTCTCCCGGAGATCACGTCGTCGTCCAAGATCAACGCATCCGACCAGGCTATCCTGGTCACTTCCTTGAGCGCGTGGTACTACGAGAGGATCAGGGAGGAGTACGGCGGAGGCAGGGTCGCCGGCGGCGTGCACCAGCCGAGTCACGAGGGGCGGCAGAAGTGGGGGGACACGTCCCACGACAGGAGGGCGCTGAGTGAGATGTACCTGCTCAGCACCTGCGACGTGCTCGTCACCACCGGCTTCTCGACGTTCGGGTACGTCGCGCAGGGGCTTGGCGGGATACGACCGTGGATCATGCCCAGCACACCCATCTGGTCCGAGTCCGACTTGGCTGAGAAAAAGGAGGTACCGGAACCACCGTGTGTGCGAGCGATGTCCGTCGAGCCGTGCTTCCACTCACCGTCCTACTATGACTGCACGGCGAGGAGGGACGTGGATGTGGGGAAGGTGGTGCCGTATGTGCGGCACTGTGAGGACGTGAGCTGGGGGATCAAGATTGCCAACCAAAGCAGCTAG